In bacterium, a single genomic region encodes these proteins:
- a CDS encoding integrin alpha — protein MSVNIKRIITIIIMVSVVGLISLGAYMVVQKSDHRPQDSKQLSEPAIDPKAVAGGADKAWLSQAMEKIKAQEYELSKNKQGLLQAPNRKHNFRMTVHENKVGFEPRTISSEKEEKSKTKKWQWQWETDQMGRLGNMESVDKGERSVQGNMVTYDRKQMKEWYENKPEGIEQGFVIYKKPVAGPKKSSGSDPWVMIQSCRIEGLCLRMAADHSSIDFVDEHQAVIMRYGQLKVKDATDKLLPSEIRVEENTIIVAYQDANAKYPIVIDPLMTNPGWTAESDQANASFGYSVASAGDVNGDGYGDVIVGAYEYDNGHTDEGRAYVYHGSSSGLAATDAWTAESDQANASFGYSVASAGDVNGDGYSDVIVGAPFYDDDHTDEGRAYVYHGSSSGLVAIAYWTAEGNQTYAYFGCSVASAGDVNGDGYSEVIVGAYGYDNGETDEGRAYVYHGSSGGLVNPAAWTAEGDQANAYFGRSVASSGDVNGDGYSDVIVGAHLYDNGADDEGRVFVYQGSSFGLASTAAWTAESDQTYAEFGISVASAGDVNGDGYSDVIVGAYGYNNGEQNEGRVFVYQGSSLGLANTAAWTAESDQTLAYFGISVASAGDVNGDGYSDVIVGAYYYDNGQTNEGRAYVYQGSSSGLANTADWTAESDQISAEFGRSVASAGDVNGDGYSDVIVGARRYDNGQTNEGRAYVYHGSSTGLANTAAWTAESDQTSAYFGLSVASAGDVNGDGYSDVIVGAFCYDNGESNEGRAFIWVW, from the coding sequence ATGTCTGTAAACATTAAACGAATTATAACCATCATCATCATGGTGAGTGTGGTTGGTCTGATCAGTTTGGGCGCCTATATGGTGGTGCAAAAAAGCGATCACAGGCCACAAGATTCCAAGCAGTTAAGCGAGCCTGCGATTGATCCAAAAGCCGTGGCTGGCGGAGCAGATAAAGCGTGGCTCAGTCAAGCCATGGAAAAGATCAAAGCGCAGGAATATGAGCTCAGCAAAAATAAACAAGGCCTGCTCCAGGCGCCGAATCGAAAGCATAATTTCCGGATGACTGTGCATGAGAACAAGGTGGGATTTGAGCCGCGAACAATATCCTCTGAAAAAGAAGAGAAATCCAAAACCAAAAAATGGCAGTGGCAATGGGAGACTGATCAAATGGGCCGGCTGGGGAACATGGAATCAGTCGATAAGGGCGAAAGAAGCGTACAAGGGAATATGGTTACCTATGATCGCAAGCAGATGAAAGAGTGGTATGAGAACAAACCCGAAGGCATAGAGCAAGGATTTGTCATTTATAAAAAGCCGGTTGCAGGTCCCAAAAAGTCTTCCGGCAGCGATCCTTGGGTAATGATTCAGTCCTGCAGGATAGAGGGCTTGTGCTTGCGAATGGCAGCAGATCACAGCAGCATTGATTTTGTAGATGAGCATCAGGCAGTTATCATGAGATATGGGCAATTAAAAGTCAAAGATGCAACAGACAAGTTATTGCCCTCGGAAATAAGAGTGGAAGAAAACACGATCATTGTAGCGTACCAGGATGCCAATGCAAAATATCCGATAGTCATTGATCCCTTGATGACCAATCCCGGATGGACAGCAGAGAGTGATCAAGCGAATGCATCTTTTGGTTATTCAGTAGCAAGCGCCGGAGATGTAAATGGGGATGGTTATGGTGATGTGATCGTGGGAGCGTATGAATATGACAATGGTCATACAGATGAAGGCCGTGCTTATGTGTATCATGGCAGCAGCTCAGGATTAGCCGCTACAGATGCCTGGACCGCAGAGAGTGATCAAGCGAATGCATCTTTTGGTTATTCAGTGGCAAGCGCCGGAGATGTAAATGGAGATGGGTATAGTGATGTGATCGTGGGAGCGCCCTTTTATGATGATGATCATACAGATGAAGGCCGTGCGTATGTGTATCATGGCAGCAGCTCAGGGCTGGTCGCCATAGCATATTGGACAGCAGAGGGTAATCAAACATATGCATATTTTGGTTGTTCAGTGGCAAGCGCCGGAGATGTGAATGGAGATGGTTATAGTGAAGTGATCGTGGGAGCGTATGGTTATGACAATGGCGAGACAGATGAAGGCCGTGCTTATGTGTATCATGGTAGCAGTGGAGGGCTGGTAAATCCAGCTGCCTGGACAGCCGAGGGCGATCAAGCGAATGCTTATTTTGGCAGATCTGTGGCAAGTAGCGGAGATGTAAATGGGGATGGTTATAGTGATGTGATAGTGGGAGCGCATTTATATGACAATGGCGCGGATGATGAAGGCCGTGTTTTTGTGTATCAAGGCAGCAGCTTTGGGCTGGCAAGTACAGCTGCCTGGACAGCCGAGAGTGATCAAACATATGCCGAGTTTGGCATATCTGTGGCTAGTGCCGGCGATGTGAATGGAGATGGTTATAGTGATGTGATCGTGGGAGCGTATGGTTATAACAATGGAGAGCAGAATGAAGGCCGTGTTTTTGTGTATCAAGGCAGCAGCTTAGGGTTGGCAAATACAGCTGCCTGGACAGCAGAGAGTGATCAAACTCTCGCATATTTTGGCATATCTGTGGCAAGTGCGGGCGATGTGAATGGGGATGGTTATAGTGATGTGATCGTGGGAGCTTACTATTATGACAATGGCCAGACAAATGAAGGCCGTGCTTATGTGTATCAAGGCAGCAGCTCAGGGCTGGCAAATACAGCGGATTGGACAGCAGAGAGTGATCAAATTAGCGCAGAGTTTGGCAGATCTGTGGCCAGTGCCGGAGATGTGAATGGAGATGGGTATAGCGATGTAATCGTGGGAGCGCGTCGATATGACAATGGCCAGACAAATGAAGGCCGTGCCTATGTGTATCATGGCAGCAGCACAGGGCTGGCAAATACAGCCGCCTGGACAGCCGAGAGTGATCAAACGAGTGCATATTTTGGCCTATCTGTGGCCAGTGCCGGAGATGTGAATGGAGATGGTTATAGTGATGTAATCGTGGGAGCGTTTTGTTATGACAATGGCGAGAGTAATGAAGGCCGTGCTTTTATTTGGGTATGGTGA